A stretch of the Streptosporangium sp. NBC_01755 genome encodes the following:
- a CDS encoding FadR/GntR family transcriptional regulator, whose protein sequence is MSGWQPVRRTRAFEDVIAQIERRIADDGLTVGDRLPGERQLAEQLRVSRSSVREAMRVLETLGVVSSQVGRGPDAGAFLISRPADALSDLLRLHLGLSNLSLEEILDARLMIEQWSASHAAARGADLSGLIGALERMDAATTAEEFVEHDTAFHLAIAEASGNRLTTAMMLSLRDSLRRYSIEAVERLGDTAGLMADHREIHRAVAAGDAAGASAAVEAHLRRAYPGISRSPRTEEEGPDGQHGRLGRVG, encoded by the coding sequence TTGAGCGGTTGGCAGCCGGTCCGGCGCACCCGGGCGTTCGAGGACGTGATCGCCCAGATCGAGCGGCGCATCGCGGACGACGGGCTCACGGTCGGCGACCGCCTGCCCGGCGAGCGGCAACTCGCCGAGCAGCTGCGGGTGAGCCGGTCGTCCGTACGCGAGGCGATGCGGGTACTGGAGACGCTGGGCGTGGTGTCCTCGCAGGTCGGGCGGGGCCCGGACGCGGGAGCCTTCCTCATTTCCAGGCCCGCGGACGCCCTGAGCGACCTGCTCAGACTCCACCTCGGGCTCTCGAACCTGTCGCTGGAGGAAATCCTCGACGCCCGGCTGATGATCGAGCAGTGGTCCGCCTCGCACGCCGCCGCCCGAGGGGCCGACCTGTCGGGGCTGATCGGCGCGCTGGAGCGGATGGACGCCGCGACGACCGCCGAGGAGTTCGTCGAGCACGACACGGCCTTCCACCTGGCCATCGCCGAGGCGTCGGGCAACAGGCTGACCACCGCGATGATGCTCTCCCTGCGTGACTCGCTCCGCCGCTACTCGATCGAGGCGGTCGAGCGCCTCGGCGACACGGCGGGACTCATGGCCGATCACCGCGAGATCCACCGGGCCGTCGCCGCCGGGGACGCGGCGGGGGCATCGGCCGCCGTCGAGGCCCATCTGCGACGGGCCTACCCCGGCATCTCACGGTCCCCACGGACCGAGGAAGAGGGGCCTGACGGGCAGCACGGGCGGCTTGGCCGAGTCGGCTGA
- a CDS encoding sulfatase family protein, translating to MLYAARKLLSLIFLLALAAAGAIPAVAHAAGRPNIVLVLVDDLDAGDLQKFPNISNLLARGGTSFDRFFVPNSWCCPSRASIMRSQYVHSHGVLTNTAPEGGFTKYYTTGLERSTLGTWMKAAGYRTGLMGKYLNHYPGGATAATYVPPGWDEWDVPVRRLYEEYGYTLNENGALRAYGFAPEDYLADVLSAKAGAFVSQPGDDPFFLYLAPIAPHNPANYAPRHEAAFAGATAPRTPSFNQPDVSAEPLWLRSLPQFDARKVQKIDRHYRDRLRAMLGVDDMVGALVESLRVSGKLEETYIFFASDNGFHQGQHRLAQGKTAPFDESIRVPLLVRGPGVPAGGVIGDMASTVDLAPTFAQLAGATLPDFVEGRSLLPLLRGRTPPSWRQNVLLEFYRPTDPGSARQTPVPAYQGMRTAWHTFVRYSTGEYQLYDLAADPYQLRNLAAETPLSVIAQFNQQLDALVSCSGATCRSADSAKPPVLPVRPLFLGPWGP from the coding sequence GTGCTCTATGCAGCTCGCAAGCTCCTCTCCCTGATCTTCCTCCTTGCCCTCGCCGCCGCGGGAGCGATCCCGGCCGTGGCGCACGCGGCGGGGCGGCCCAACATCGTGCTGGTCCTCGTTGACGACCTGGATGCGGGGGATCTCCAGAAATTTCCCAACATCTCAAACCTCCTTGCCCGGGGCGGCACCAGCTTCGACAGGTTCTTCGTGCCGAACTCCTGGTGCTGCCCGTCGCGCGCGTCGATCATGCGTTCCCAGTACGTGCACAGCCACGGCGTGCTGACCAACACCGCCCCCGAGGGCGGCTTCACCAAGTACTACACGACCGGCCTGGAACGTTCCACGCTCGGGACGTGGATGAAGGCGGCCGGATACCGCACCGGCCTGATGGGCAAGTACCTCAACCACTACCCCGGTGGCGCCACCGCCGCCACCTACGTGCCACCCGGCTGGGACGAGTGGGACGTGCCGGTGCGCAGGCTCTACGAGGAGTACGGCTACACGCTCAACGAGAACGGCGCGCTGCGGGCCTACGGCTTCGCACCGGAGGACTACCTGGCCGACGTGCTCAGCGCGAAGGCGGGGGCGTTCGTCTCCCAGCCGGGCGACGACCCGTTCTTCCTCTACCTCGCCCCGATCGCCCCGCACAACCCGGCCAACTACGCCCCCCGGCACGAGGCCGCCTTCGCCGGAGCGACGGCCCCGCGCACCCCGTCCTTCAACCAGCCGGATGTCAGTGCCGAGCCACTCTGGCTCAGGTCGCTCCCGCAGTTCGACGCCAGGAAGGTCCAGAAGATCGACCGGCACTACCGCGACCGGCTCCGGGCGATGCTCGGCGTGGACGACATGGTGGGCGCCCTGGTCGAATCCCTCAGGGTCTCCGGCAAGCTGGAGGAAACGTATATCTTTTTCGCCTCCGATAACGGGTTCCACCAGGGCCAGCACCGGCTCGCCCAGGGCAAGACCGCCCCCTTCGACGAGTCGATCAGGGTGCCGCTCCTGGTCCGCGGCCCCGGTGTGCCGGCGGGCGGCGTCATCGGCGACATGGCCTCCACGGTGGATCTGGCCCCGACGTTCGCCCAGCTGGCCGGTGCCACGCTCCCCGACTTCGTCGAAGGCCGCTCCCTGCTGCCGCTCCTGCGGGGCCGTACGCCGCCCTCATGGCGCCAGAACGTGCTGCTGGAGTTCTACCGCCCGACCGACCCGGGTTCGGCCCGTCAGACTCCGGTCCCGGCCTACCAGGGCATGCGGACCGCCTGGCACACCTTCGTCCGCTACTCCACCGGCGAGTATCAGCTCTACGATCTCGCCGCGGATCCCTACCAGCTCAGAAACCTCGCCGCCGAGACCCCGCTCTCCGTGATCGCCCAGTTCAACCAGCAGCTCGACGCGCTGGTCTCCTGCTCGGGCGCCACCTGCAGGTCAGCCGACTCGGCCAAGCCGCCCGTGCTGCCCGTCAGGCCCCTCTTCCTCGGTCCGTGGGGACCGTGA
- a CDS encoding LLM class flavin-dependent oxidoreductase, with amino-acid sequence MSTDLKLGLNLGYWQRGADDATELVQAAERLGYESVWTTEAYGSDAFTPLAWYGARTSRIKLGTSVVQISARTPAATAMTAMTLDHLTGGRLPLFVFPEKMERMYGPSLAGAGPDFDIAAMVMTLITDDVRPALDGVKMMLTLYIGGMGAKSRDFHADIIGRMGYAEAAEEIQALYPAGRRDEAFNAIPDELADGISLVGPVGRIRERLEPWRRSPVSNLLVMGPRDETSLRTIRDLVLG; translated from the coding sequence GTGAGTACCGACCTGAAGCTCGGCCTGAACCTCGGCTACTGGCAGCGCGGCGCCGACGACGCCACCGAACTCGTCCAGGCCGCGGAACGGCTGGGGTACGAGTCCGTCTGGACCACGGAAGCCTACGGTAGCGACGCCTTCACCCCTCTGGCCTGGTACGGCGCGCGGACGTCCCGCATCAAACTGGGCACATCCGTGGTGCAGATCTCCGCCAGGACCCCGGCGGCGACCGCGATGACCGCGATGACCCTCGATCACCTCACCGGCGGACGGCTGCCGCTCTTCGTGTTCCCCGAGAAGATGGAGCGGATGTACGGCCCCTCGCTCGCCGGCGCCGGGCCTGACTTCGACATCGCCGCCATGGTCATGACACTGATCACCGACGACGTCAGGCCGGCGCTGGACGGGGTGAAGATGATGCTGACCCTCTACATCGGCGGCATGGGCGCCAAGAGCCGTGACTTCCACGCCGACATCATCGGCAGGATGGGCTACGCCGAGGCCGCCGAGGAGATCCAGGCGCTCTATCCGGCCGGGCGCAGGGACGAGGCGTTCAACGCGATCCCCGACGAGCTGGCCGACGGCATCTCCCTGGTCGGCCCGGTGGGCCGCATCCGCGAACGCCTGGAGCCGTGGCGCAGGAGCCCGGTGAGCAACCTTCTGGTGATGGGCCCCCGCGACGAGACCTCCCTGCGGACGATCCGGGACCTGGTCCTGGGCTGA
- a CDS encoding RNA polymerase sigma factor has translation MDDPEARFTALYDRHYRSVLGYALLRAERQAAEDIASETFLIAWRQLERLPESPLPWLLGIARNLLRAQRRSGLRKRALADRLAELAPAGDVAEQIAEREAALAALAGLSEQDVEAVVLASWYGLAPADAARLAGCSARAFTVRLYRARRRLSQALDLTSPTPCGTAPRPTPGSRPGVPELEVSDERR, from the coding sequence GTGGATGATCCAGAAGCGCGATTCACCGCGTTGTACGACCGGCACTATCGCAGCGTGCTCGGCTACGCGCTGCTGCGTGCCGAGAGACAGGCGGCCGAGGACATCGCGAGCGAGACGTTCCTGATCGCCTGGCGGCAGCTGGAACGCCTGCCCGAGTCTCCGCTGCCGTGGTTGCTCGGCATCGCCCGTAACCTGCTGCGCGCGCAGCGGCGTTCCGGGCTGCGGAAGCGGGCACTGGCCGACCGGCTGGCCGAACTGGCCCCGGCGGGCGATGTGGCCGAGCAGATCGCCGAGCGCGAGGCCGCGCTGGCGGCGCTCGCCGGTCTGTCCGAGCAGGACGTCGAGGCCGTGGTCCTGGCCAGCTGGTACGGCCTCGCCCCGGCCGATGCCGCCAGGCTCGCCGGATGCTCGGCCCGCGCCTTCACGGTCCGCCTGTACCGCGCACGCCGCCGCCTGTCCCAGGCGCTCGACCTCACCTCACCGACCCCGTGCGGCACCGCGCCGCGTCCCACCCCGGGTTCCCGGCCCGGGGTCCCCGAACTGGAGGTATCCGATGAACGACGTTGA
- a CDS encoding response regulator transcription factor produces MTIRVLIADDQELVRTGFQMILDAQQDMEVLATAANGAEAVELARRLRPDVCLLDIRMPRLDGLEATRILAGPGVPNPMRVVIVTTFDLDEYVYGALRAGATGFLLKDSGPTLLIEAIRAAAAGDALVSPSVTVRLLEHLAHPRAAALRSPREPLTERELDVVRLVARGRTNQEVAAELFVSLSTVKTHLGSIQTKLGVRNRVEIAAWAWESGIVS; encoded by the coding sequence GTGACGATTCGGGTGCTCATCGCTGACGACCAGGAACTGGTGCGGACCGGGTTCCAGATGATTCTGGACGCCCAACAGGACATGGAGGTCCTGGCGACGGCCGCCAACGGGGCCGAGGCCGTCGAGCTGGCGCGGAGACTACGGCCCGACGTCTGCCTGCTGGACATCCGGATGCCCAGGCTGGACGGCCTGGAGGCCACCCGCATCCTGGCGGGACCGGGGGTGCCCAACCCGATGAGGGTGGTCATCGTCACGACCTTCGACCTGGACGAGTACGTCTACGGAGCGCTGCGCGCCGGAGCGACCGGTTTCCTGCTCAAGGACAGCGGACCGACCCTGCTCATCGAGGCGATCCGGGCCGCGGCGGCAGGGGACGCGCTGGTGTCGCCCTCGGTGACCGTGCGCCTGCTCGAACACCTGGCCCACCCGCGGGCCGCCGCCCTCCGGTCGCCCCGCGAGCCCCTCACCGAGCGCGAGCTGGACGTCGTACGCCTGGTGGCCAGGGGGCGGACCAACCAGGAGGTCGCCGCCGAGCTGTTCGTCTCGCTGTCGACGGTGAAGACGCACCTGGGGAGCATCCAGACGAAGCTCGGTGTCAGGAACCGGGTGGAGATCGCCGCGTGGGCGTGGGAGTCGGGCATCGTGAGCTGA
- a CDS encoding DUF6504 family protein has protein sequence MFDIAGPSSPGHSSEAPGRRGVLNRLYGDPVEVWTRDGHPVQFVWRDRLYTVHRVLDHWVVAREWWKVSDSDPGERRFWRTEAATGGQVGTYELRFDTAGEGWLLIRAWD, from the coding sequence ATGTTCGATATAGCGGGCCCGTCTTCCCCCGGGCACTCATCCGAAGCCCCGGGGAGAAGAGGCGTCTTGAACCGACTCTATGGTGATCCTGTCGAGGTGTGGACCCGCGATGGACACCCCGTCCAGTTCGTCTGGCGCGACCGCCTCTACACGGTCCACCGGGTCCTCGATCACTGGGTTGTCGCGCGAGAGTGGTGGAAGGTCTCCGACAGCGATCCGGGCGAGCGCCGGTTCTGGCGGACCGAGGCCGCCACCGGCGGTCAGGTCGGCACCTACGAGCTCCGGTTCGACACCGCGGGCGAGGGCTGGCTGCTGATCAGGGCGTGGGACTGA
- a CDS encoding GntR family transcriptional regulator, which yields MTPRYLGIAERLRDAIMRGEYAVGAQLPSEAELATCFAASRGTIRQAVAVLATEGLVGSRQGARRIVLGRERSQSFAELHSFAQWARTLGYRVSGQVLQQCHRGADATEAARLALQPGEPVLSVLRLRSLEGEPVMLERTIYAGWIASAVERIEPDCESITQALYDSVGLVFAYGEHLIDAVAAGAQDSRLLVVRRGSPLLRQRRVTTTHEGRPVEWSDDRYRAGSVTFSIRNSVDANPLVRQMGDLRPTR from the coding sequence GTGACCCCCCGTTACCTGGGCATCGCGGAGAGGCTGCGCGACGCGATCATGCGAGGCGAGTACGCCGTGGGTGCCCAGCTGCCCTCCGAGGCCGAGCTGGCCACCTGCTTCGCGGCCTCCCGGGGCACGATCCGCCAGGCCGTCGCGGTGCTCGCCACCGAGGGCCTGGTCGGCTCCCGGCAGGGGGCCAGGCGCATCGTGCTTGGCCGCGAGCGCAGTCAGAGCTTCGCCGAGCTGCACAGCTTCGCCCAGTGGGCGCGGACGCTGGGCTACCGGGTCAGCGGGCAGGTGCTGCAACAGTGTCACAGGGGTGCCGACGCCACCGAGGCGGCACGGCTGGCGCTCCAACCGGGCGAGCCGGTGCTGTCGGTGCTGCGGCTGCGCTCTTTGGAGGGGGAGCCGGTGATGCTGGAGCGCACGATCTACGCCGGTTGGATCGCCTCGGCCGTCGAGCGGATCGAACCCGACTGCGAGTCGATCACCCAGGCCCTCTACGACAGCGTCGGTCTTGTCTTCGCCTACGGCGAGCACCTCATCGACGCGGTGGCCGCCGGTGCGCAGGACTCCAGGCTGCTGGTCGTGCGCAGGGGCAGCCCGCTGCTGCGCCAGCGCCGGGTCACCACCACCCACGAGGGCCGGCCCGTCGAGTGGTCCGACGACCGTTACCGTGCGGGCAGTGTGACCTTCAGTATCCGCAACTCGGTGGACGCCAACCCGCTCGTACGGCAGATGGGCGACTTGCGCCCCACTCGATAG
- a CDS encoding ABC transporter substrate-binding protein, with protein MDARTATSAADFGGLDKLVEAAKKEGKLHVIALPPDWANYGKIIEAFKAKYGIEIESETPDASSADEINAVKTRKGQDRAPDVLDIGQSFAISGAAEGLFAPYKVQTWDKIPENQKEPSGLWFNDYGGYISIGCDAKKIAKCPETYADLLKPEYKGKVALNGNPTKSGSAFAGVYAAALANGGSFDDIQPGLDFFKKLKDVGNFNPVETTPATIEKGETQISIDWDYNNSAYAPKMAEKGLDWKTVIPTDGKYFQLYAQAINKDAPHPAAARLWQEFLYSTEGQNLYLGGFARPVLLPAMQADGSVDKAAEANLPPVEGEPAFPTEAQVNKAKEVLANGWGAAVSG; from the coding sequence GTGGACGCCAGAACCGCCACCTCCGCCGCCGACTTCGGCGGGCTGGACAAGCTCGTCGAGGCCGCCAAGAAGGAGGGCAAGCTCCACGTCATCGCCCTCCCGCCCGACTGGGCCAACTACGGAAAGATCATCGAGGCGTTCAAGGCGAAGTACGGCATCGAGATCGAGAGCGAGACTCCCGACGCCTCCAGCGCCGACGAGATCAACGCGGTGAAGACCCGCAAGGGCCAGGACCGCGCCCCCGACGTTCTCGACATCGGCCAGTCCTTCGCGATCAGCGGCGCCGCCGAGGGCCTGTTCGCGCCGTACAAGGTCCAGACGTGGGACAAGATCCCCGAGAACCAGAAAGAGCCCTCCGGCCTCTGGTTCAACGACTACGGCGGCTACATCTCCATCGGCTGCGACGCCAAAAAGATCGCCAAGTGCCCGGAGACCTACGCGGACCTGCTCAAGCCCGAGTACAAGGGCAAGGTCGCCCTGAACGGCAACCCGACCAAGTCCGGCTCGGCGTTCGCGGGCGTGTACGCGGCGGCCCTCGCCAACGGCGGCTCCTTCGACGACATCCAGCCCGGCCTGGACTTCTTCAAGAAGCTCAAGGACGTCGGGAACTTCAACCCGGTGGAGACCACCCCGGCCACCATCGAGAAGGGCGAGACCCAGATCAGCATCGACTGGGACTACAACAACTCCGCATACGCCCCCAAGATGGCCGAGAAGGGCCTCGACTGGAAGACCGTCATCCCCACCGACGGCAAGTACTTCCAGCTGTACGCCCAGGCCATCAACAAGGACGCCCCGCACCCGGCCGCCGCGCGCCTGTGGCAGGAGTTCCTCTACAGCACCGAGGGCCAGAACCTCTATCTCGGGGGCTTCGCCCGCCCGGTCCTGCTGCCCGCCATGCAGGCCGACGGCTCGGTCGACAAGGCCGCCGAGGCCAACCTGCCGCCGGTCGAGGGTGAGCCCGCCTTCCCGACGGAGGCACAGGTCAACAAGGCCAAGGAGGTCCTGGCGAACGGCTGGGGCGCCGCGGTCTCGGGATGA
- a CDS encoding ABC transporter permease, translating to MTVPTVTAAAPRGGRDRSRNWLGALPLLVVVTVAFGIPAVTLLVGAFTVKDPATKVSSIGTANLSRSLQGAYLNALLSSVQLSAVVAVVAAVLGTFLAQAVITSRFTALRDAVLTFSGVLANFGGVPLAFIWIATLGNSGVLTTVLGIAPGTLYNFWGLALVYLYFSVPLMVLVVTPALDGLRPQWREAAQNNGATTWQFWRYVGVPVLAPALLGGVVLLFGGAFAAYATAAAMVGSTVPLVTLQIADALTGDVLIGYENIALALSLDMIVIALLVMAVYLPLQKRSSRWLR from the coding sequence ATGACGGTCCCAACGGTCACGGCCGCCGCCCCGCGCGGCGGCCGCGACCGATCCAGGAACTGGCTGGGCGCCCTGCCGCTGCTGGTCGTGGTGACCGTGGCGTTCGGCATCCCGGCGGTCACGCTGCTCGTCGGGGCGTTCACCGTCAAGGACCCGGCGACCAAGGTGTCGTCCATCGGCACCGCCAACCTGTCCCGGAGCCTGCAGGGCGCCTACCTCAACGCCCTGCTCAGCAGCGTGCAACTGTCAGCGGTGGTGGCGGTGGTCGCCGCGGTCCTCGGGACGTTCCTGGCCCAGGCCGTGATCACCTCCCGCTTCACGGCGCTGCGCGATGCGGTGCTGACCTTCTCCGGCGTGCTGGCCAACTTCGGCGGCGTGCCACTGGCCTTCATCTGGATCGCCACCCTGGGCAACTCGGGAGTGCTCACCACCGTGCTGGGCATCGCCCCCGGCACGCTGTACAACTTCTGGGGCCTGGCCCTCGTCTACCTGTACTTCTCGGTGCCGCTGATGGTGCTCGTCGTGACCCCGGCACTGGACGGCCTGCGCCCGCAGTGGCGGGAGGCGGCGCAGAACAACGGCGCCACCACCTGGCAGTTCTGGCGCTACGTCGGCGTTCCGGTGCTGGCACCCGCGCTGCTCGGCGGTGTCGTCCTGCTGTTCGGCGGCGCGTTCGCCGCCTACGCCACCGCCGCCGCCATGGTCGGCAGCACGGTCCCGCTGGTCACCCTGCAGATCGCCGACGCGCTCACCGGGGACGTCCTCATCGGCTACGAGAACATCGCGCTCGCCCTGAGCCTCGACATGATCGTCATCGCGCTGCTGGTGATGGCGGTCTACCTGCCGCTGCAGAAGAGGAGCTCCCGATGGTTGCGGTAG
- a CDS encoding ABC transporter permease, with the protein MVAVAALPDVTPGTPRPAGARPGQRRAWRGIVLVVAALYFVVPMAVSFWFTVHSEGQGFSLAAYGRILSAPGFLPSLLLSLGLAAATIVAVLLLTLPAMLAVRLGSPRLGPVLELIATLPLVVPPITYVVGISTALRGGIDALAATPLWATLITIQDERFPIVLVLAYVVLTLPFAYRSLDAGLRAIDVRTLVEAARNLGASWPYVLFRVIIPNIRSAIASASFLTLALVLGEYTVAALLGYQTFPVWIVTISGNDGQLSVALSIISLLLIWLLLLTLSGAGRKRR; encoded by the coding sequence ATGGTTGCGGTAGCCGCCCTGCCAGACGTCACTCCCGGCACCCCTCGGCCCGCCGGCGCCCGCCCCGGGCAGCGGCGGGCCTGGCGGGGGATCGTGCTGGTCGTCGCGGCGCTCTACTTCGTCGTGCCGATGGCCGTGTCGTTCTGGTTCACCGTCCACTCCGAGGGGCAGGGCTTCTCGCTCGCCGCCTACGGGCGGATCCTGTCCGCGCCCGGCTTCCTTCCCAGCCTGCTGCTCTCCCTCGGGCTGGCCGCCGCCACCATCGTCGCGGTGCTGCTACTGACCCTGCCGGCGATGCTGGCCGTTCGGCTCGGCTCGCCGAGGCTGGGGCCGGTGCTGGAGCTGATCGCCACGCTCCCGCTGGTCGTGCCGCCGATCACCTACGTGGTCGGCATCAGCACGGCGCTACGCGGCGGCATCGACGCGCTGGCCGCCACCCCGCTCTGGGCGACGCTGATCACCATCCAGGACGAGAGGTTCCCGATCGTCCTGGTGCTGGCGTACGTGGTGCTGACGCTGCCGTTCGCCTACCGGTCGCTGGACGCCGGGCTGCGCGCGATCGACGTGCGGACCCTGGTGGAGGCGGCCCGCAACCTGGGTGCCTCGTGGCCGTACGTGCTGTTCCGGGTGATCATCCCGAACATCCGCTCCGCCATCGCCAGCGCCTCGTTCCTCACCCTCGCGCTGGTGCTCGGCGAGTACACGGTCGCCGCCCTGCTCGGTTACCAGACCTTCCCGGTCTGGATCGTCACCATCTCGGGGAACGACGGGCAGCTCTCCGTGGCACTGTCGATCATCAGCCTGCTCCTCATCTGGCTGCTGCTGCTCACCCTCTCGGGTGCGGGAAGGAAACGCCGATGA
- a CDS encoding ABC transporter ATP-binding protein, producing MTVEFRGLRRAFGRTVALDGLDLTVEQGELMALLGPSGCGKTTALRCVAGFEHPDAGAVLVDGKDITGVPANRRDAGMVFQSYSLFPNLNARDNVAFGLRVRKVPTARRHARAAELLELVGLPAHAQRYPHELSGGQQQRVALARALALEPRVLLLDEPLSALDAKVRVTLREEIRRLQLELGITTIFVTHDQEEALSVADRVAVLRAGRLEQCGPPSEVYDRPATPFVAEFVGAMNHVPGRLSGQEVTVLGRLMPVDGPLPSASDVDVLVRPEAVLVTPSPEGSATIVASSFRGSVARLRVRLGELEVLSDVPGHDAVRLAPGTRVDVTLVQRPVLVAARTAPAPTLPDSSEPSELPKSSESPKSSEPSEPEASEGSEDPAGVG from the coding sequence ATGACCGTCGAGTTCCGGGGACTGCGCCGCGCGTTCGGCCGTACTGTCGCACTGGACGGCCTGGACCTCACCGTGGAGCAGGGCGAGCTGATGGCCCTGCTCGGCCCCTCCGGCTGCGGGAAGACCACGGCGCTGCGCTGCGTCGCCGGTTTCGAGCACCCCGACGCCGGGGCGGTGCTGGTGGACGGCAAGGACATCACCGGGGTCCCCGCCAACCGGCGGGACGCGGGCATGGTCTTCCAGTCCTACAGCCTGTTCCCCAACCTCAACGCCAGGGACAACGTGGCCTTCGGGCTCCGGGTCCGCAAGGTGCCCACCGCCAGACGGCACGCGCGGGCGGCCGAACTGCTGGAGCTGGTCGGCCTGCCGGCGCACGCCCAGCGCTACCCGCACGAGCTCTCCGGCGGCCAGCAGCAGCGCGTCGCCCTGGCCAGGGCGCTGGCCCTGGAGCCGCGCGTGCTGCTGCTCGACGAGCCGCTGTCGGCGCTGGACGCCAAGGTCCGCGTCACGCTCCGCGAGGAGATCCGCCGACTCCAGCTCGAACTGGGCATCACCACCATCTTCGTCACCCACGACCAGGAGGAGGCCCTGTCGGTCGCCGACCGGGTCGCGGTGCTGCGCGCCGGGCGGCTGGAGCAGTGCGGCCCCCCGTCCGAGGTCTACGACCGGCCCGCCACCCCGTTCGTGGCGGAGTTCGTCGGCGCGATGAACCACGTGCCCGGCCGGCTCTCCGGCCAGGAGGTCACGGTCCTGGGGCGGCTCATGCCCGTGGACGGCCCGCTGCCCTCCGCCTCCGACGTCGATGTGCTGGTCCGCCCCGAGGCGGTGCTGGTCACGCCCTCCCCCGAGGGAAGTGCCACGATCGTGGCCTCCTCCTTCCGCGGCTCGGTCGCGCGGCTGCGGGTGCGACTGGGCGAGCTGGAGGTGCTCAGCGACGTACCGGGACACGACGCGGTACGGCTGGCGCCGGGCACCCGGGTGGACGTCACCCTCGTGCAGCGGCCCGTCCTCGTCGCGGCGCGCACCGCCCCCGCTCCCACTCTCCCGGATTCCTCAGAGCCGTCGGAGCTCCCGAAGTCGTCGGAGTCCCCGAAGTCGTCGGAGCCGTCGGAGCCGGAGGCATCCGAGGGGTCGGAGGATCCCGCGGGTGTCGGATAA
- a CDS encoding HAD family hydrolase, which yields MSDKLRAVLFDMDGTLVDTEGMWWQACAAVAAELGLELAETDVGHLLGRPVEYVAAHLVRRASSTAPDASTLPDGPPIAPDPSTLPGGPPTGGDASALPGGPPTGGDGTYPGGADTAEADTVERVGARLTDAFAERIAGGVTPLPGAIRLLDDLGAGGVPTALVSASPRRIVDMVLQTVGAERFALVVAAEDTARGKPLPDPYLRAAAGLGVDPGECVAVEDSPTGLAAARAAGCQVVSVAGGVAREGVLAVDGREGVLAVDGLEGVLAVDGREGVLAVDGLEKVDLPLLRLLASGKRSIG from the coding sequence GTGTCGGATAAGCTCCGCGCCGTCCTGTTCGACATGGACGGCACCCTCGTGGACACCGAGGGAATGTGGTGGCAGGCGTGCGCGGCGGTCGCCGCGGAGTTGGGTCTGGAACTGGCCGAGACCGACGTCGGCCACCTGCTCGGCCGCCCGGTCGAGTACGTGGCCGCCCACCTCGTACGACGCGCTTCGTCCACCGCACCCGACGCGTCCACACTCCCCGACGGCCCGCCCATCGCACCCGATCCGTCCACACTCCCCGGCGGCCCGCCCACCGGGGGCGACGCGTCCGCGCTCCCCGGCGGCCCGCCCACCGGGGGCGACGGCACGTATCCGGGCGGAGCGGACACCGCCGAAGCGGACACCGTCGAACGGGTAGGGGCACGGCTCACCGACGCCTTCGCCGAGCGGATCGCGGGCGGGGTGACGCCGCTGCCCGGCGCGATCCGGCTACTGGACGACCTGGGTGCGGGCGGCGTACCCACGGCGCTGGTCAGCGCCTCCCCCCGGCGCATCGTGGACATGGTGCTCCAGACCGTCGGGGCCGAGCGGTTCGCCCTGGTCGTGGCCGCCGAGGACACCGCGCGCGGCAAACCGCTGCCGGACCCCTACCTGCGGGCGGCCGCCGGGCTGGGCGTCGACCCCGGCGAGTGCGTGGCGGTGGAGGACAGTCCGACCGGGCTCGCGGCGGCCCGCGCGGCCGGATGCCAGGTGGTGTCGGTCGCGGGCGGCGTGGCGCGGGAAGGCGTACTGGCCGTGGACGGCCGGGAGGGCGTACTGGCCGTGGACGGCCTGGAGGGCGTACTGGCCGTGGACGGCCGGGAGGGCGTACTGGCCGTGGACGGCCTGGAAAAAGTGGACCTGCCGCTGTTGCGACTGCTGGCGAGTGGCAAGAGATCGATAGGCTGA